The Prochlorococcus marinus str. MIT 1214 sequence AATTTCCATTGTACATTTTGCCCATCGGACTCTCAAAAGCGCCGGCTTGGCTCTATGAAATTAGAGCTTGTCAAACAACTCTATGAAGAAAATGCTGATAAAAAATTTGCTGAATATGTTCATCTTCATTTAATGGGTGAGCCAACCTTACACCCTGAATTGATTGAAATTTTAAAATTTGGATCAATCAAAAAAGTAAAAACTAATCTAACAACGAATATCAGTACCCTTGGGGCTACAAATGTTTCGAAGATATTAGATGCCTTATATGGCACAATAACTGCCAGTCATATGAGTCCAACGGAAGATACATTTCATGTTCGAGGTTCTGTTGCTATCTCATGGGAGCGCTATATCGGTAATCTTCGGTTGTTAGTTCGTGAATACATTAAACGGCTAGCAAAAGGAAATGCAACCAAAAATAATATCGATATACGAGTGATGGTTACCCAGAATACGGCCTCAAATGTGAGTATTATTGGATCTTCAAAAGAGGCTGGTGATATCCTAAAAGAATGGAATGATTTTGTTGCTGAAGTTGAAAATGAGTTAGGTATGGCTCCTTTTGCGCGCAAAGATCATAATGACAATGATTTAGTACGAGGGAATAAGTATTCATCTACCTCTTACTCTTTGCAAAAAGGGATTAAGCTGACCTTCTGGAGAGCATTTACATTTGCCAATACAAGGGTCAGTGATGACTTTAACTTGAAAAAGACACGGCAAGTTTCATACTGCCCTCATCCCTTCACTGATGTTGGGGTACTATGGAACGGAGACGTAACACTATGCTGTCTTGACCATGATGGTCAACTGAAAGTAGGTAATGTTAATGACTCGTCTATAGAAAACGTGATACAGAGTGAGGCATCCCAAAAACTACGTGCTAGCATGCTTGGGGAATATCCCCTTCCATCTATCTGTCAAACGTGCCAAGAAAGACCTATCAAACGTGAAAACACGTAAATTCAATAAAGAAGCTACAACTCTCAGACATACTAAATCAATGGCTTTCAAGGAACTTCTCTGATTCCTTAAGAATAGATTAGTTCAACTAGTCATAGCTTTAAACTGATAGTAAATTGGATTGCTAGAATTTTTCTCACCCGTTTGTAATACGAAGATTCAGCAACTAATCCAACCAGTTAAATGAGTTGTCTTGCACAAGCAGCAACGCCACTTGATTGATTATTCATAGATCCTTTTTGCATGCCTTTGTTCAAGATTCACGTGTGGTTTTGCAACCATCTGCGGAGGCTCAATATTGATCTTTTCAAAGATAAAGCTTCTGTACAAGATATAATCTTAATTAATACTTGTTCATGAGAAAAATAAATGTGATCAAGAGAAGAACAGATCAAAAGCAAGAAGGATCTAAAGGAAAAACATTCCCAGTTCCATTTGCTTTAGAAGCAATTAAAGACAATATTTCTATTACCACTAATACACCCTCAAGTCCATCTAAACCATCCAAAGAACAAATCATTAAACAGGCATTTGAATTTCATTCACAAGGAAATATTTCAGAAGCATCAAAATATTATCAATATTTTATTCAGCAAGGATTCAAAGATTACAGAGTTTTTTCTAATTATGGAGTCATATTGAATGATAATGGGAAATCAGAAGAGGCAGAAAAATTACAACGAGAAGCAATTGAAATCAACCCAAATTTCGCAGAAGCCTATTATAATCTAGGAATCATTTTAAAAGATCTCGGCAATTTAAAAGAAGCAGAATTATCAACTCGTAAAGCGATTCAAATCGACCCGAATTTCGCAGAAGCTTATTATAATCTAGGAAGCATTTTAAAAGATCTCGGCAATTTAAAAGAAGCAGAATTATCAACTCGTAAAGCTATTCAAATCCTTCCTAATTACGCTGAAGCGCATTTAAACTTAGGAATTATATTAAAAGATCTCGGAAGATTAGAAGATGCAGAATTGTCTGCTCGTAAAGCAATTGAATTGGGTCCTGATTTCGCAGAAGCCCATTGCAATTTAGGTAATATATTGATTGCTATGGACAAATCAGACGAAGCAGAAGTATATATGCGCAAAGCAATTAAAATCAAACCTAATTTCGCAGAAGCGTATTCCAGTTTAGGTAATATATTGATTAATATGGATAAATTAATCGATGCAAAATCATCAATAAGAAAAGCGATTAAACTGAATCCTAATTTCGCAGAAGCCCATTGCAGTCTAGGAAAGATATTTGCAGATCTTGGCAAATTACAAGACGCAGAAATATCAACACGTAGAGCAATTGAACTTAATCCTGATTTTGCTCAGGCACATTTCAATTTAGGAAATATTCTGGAAGATTTAGGCAAATCGGAAGATGCAGCTTTAGAAAATAAAAAAGGTATTGATATAGATTTCCTCAATAACATTAATTTGAAATTTAAAGCAACTTGTTTAAGAAACTTTCGCCACTCTCAATCACAATTCAGACAAGACTTATTTGCTCTCAGTGAATTAAACTTTAAAGAAAAAGGATTTTTTGTAGAATTTGGATCATGTGACGGTTTTATTGGTTCTAATTCTTATCTATTAGAAAAATTCTTTAATTGGAATGGAATATTAGCTGAACCTGCGACATTCTGGCATAAGGAATTGAAAAAGAATCGATCTGTAAAAATAGAAACTAAATGTGTATGGAGATCTTCAGGAGAGGATATCTTCTTTAATGAACCTTCAACTTTTAAACAAATGGGTTCAATAGAAAGTTTTTATAACACTAAGAAAGAATACATTGAGGAGACAAAAAGATATATAGTTAAAACAATATCATTATTAGATTTATTAGATATAAATAAGGCCCCAAAGAATATAGATTATTTATCTATTGATACAGAAGGTAGTGAATATGAAATTTTAAAAGCTTTTGATTTTGAAAGATATAGATTTAAAGTGATTACTTGTGAACATAATTTCACTCCTATGCGGGAAAAAATCTATTATCTTTTAACAAAAAAAGGTTATGAAAGAAAATTTACAAATATATCGAGAGTGGATGATTGGTATGTATTAGTTGAATGATTTAATTTGATATTAAAGCTAATTTGCAAATCATTTAAAAACAATTGAAATAAGATAATTTGTAAATTAAAAAAGTTAAAATAAAAAGCTTACACATTTCTATATATAGATGTATCAATTTTAGATTGTTGCAAGAGGGTTCAGCAACTAATCCAACTAGTTAAATGAGTTGCCATGAACAAGCAGCAACGCCACTTGATTGATTATTCATAGATCCTTTTTGCTTACCTTGTTCAAGATTCACGTGTGGTTTTGCAACCATCTGCGGACGATCAATATTGATCCTTTCAAAGATAAAGCTTCAGTGCAAGATATAATCTTAATTAATACTTGTTTATTAAAAAAAAATGTGACCGAGAGAAAAGCAGCTCAGAAGCAAGAAGGATCTAAAGGAAAAACATTCCCAGTTCCATTTACTTTAGAACCAATTAAAGACAATATTTCTATTACCACTACTACACCCGCCAGTCCATCTAAACCATCCAAAGAACAAATCATTAAACAGGCATTTGAATTTCATTCACAAGGAAATATTTCAGAAGCATCAAAAAATTATCAATACTTTATTCAACAAGGATTCAAAGATTACAGAGTTTTTTCTAATTATGGAGTCATATTGAATGATGCTGGCAATTTACAAGAAGCAGAATTGTCATACCGCAAAGCAATTGAACTCAAACCTGATTTCGCAGAGGCGTATTCCAATCTGGGAAATGTATTGAGAGATCTTGGTAATTTAGAAGATGCAGAATTGTCACAACGCAAAGCAATTGAACTAAAAACTGATTTCGCAGAGGCACATTACAATCTGGGAAATGTATTGAGAGACCTTGGCAATTTACAAGATGCAGAATTGTCACAACGCAAAGCAATTGAAATCAAACCTGATTACGCAGAAGCGCATTCCAATCTGGGAAATGTATTAAGAGATCTTGGCAATTTACAAGATGCAGAATTATCACAACGCAAAGCGATTGAAATCAAACCTGATTACGCAGAAGCTTATTCCAATCTGGGAAATGTATTAAGAGATCTTGGCAATTTACAAGGTGCAGAACAATTCACTCGCAAAGCAATTGAAATCAAACCTGATTTCGCCAATGCTTATTTAAATCTAGGAAGCATCTCGAAAGATCTTGGCAATTTAAAAGATGCAGAATTGTCATACCGCAAAGCAATTGAAATTAAAACTGATTTCGCAGAGGCGCATTCCAATCTCGGAAATGTATTGAGAGATCTTGGCAATTTAAAAGATGCAGAACAATTCACTCGCAAGGCAATTGAAATCAAACCTGATTACGCAGAAGCGCATTCCAATCTGGGAAATGTATTAAGAGATCTTGGCAATTTAAAAGATGCAGAACAATTCACTCGCAAAGCAATTGAAATCAAACCTGATTTCGCCAATGCTTATTTAAATCTAGGAAGCATCTCGAAAGATCTTGGCAATTTACAAGATGCAGAATTGTCATACCGCAAAGCAATTGAAATTAAAACTGATTTCGCAGAGGCGCATTACAATCTGGGAAATGTATTGAGAGATCTTGGCTATTTAAAAGATGCAGAATTGTCATACCGCAAAGCAATTGAAATCAAACCTGATTTCGCTAATGCTTATTTAAATCTAGGAAGCATATTGAAAGATCTTGGCTATTTACAAGATGCAGAACAACTCACTCGCAAAGCAATTGAAATCAAACCTGATTTCGCAGAGGCGTATTCCAATCTGGGAAATGTATTAAGAGATCTAGGTAAATCAAATGAAGCAGTTAAATTACAACGAGAAGCGATTCAACTTAAACCGGATTTTGCGGAGGCATTTTCCAACCTGGGATCAGTATTACTAGATCTTGGTAAATTAAATGAAGCAGAATTATCAACACTCAAAGCTATTCAACTTAAACCGGATTTTGCAGAGGCATATTACAATCTTGGACTTATATTGAAAGATCTTAGCAATTTTGATAATGCTATAACTCACTTCAAAGAAGCGCTGAAATTGAACAATAAATTATCAATGGCGAAAGCCAGTCTAATCGAAACCAAAGGCATTATTTGTGATTGGAGTGATCAAGATATACAAACTAATTGGATAAAGAATCTAGGCATTGAAGGATCTTCTGTATCACCGTATGCTTTACTTTATTTCGAAGATAATCCTTTAAATCATCTAGAAAGATCAAAAAAATTTTTTAAAGAAAAGTATCCTCGACCAACCAAACATATTAAATCTTCGCAAAAAAATATAATTCATATTGGTTATTTCTCTGCTGATTTTCGTACTCATCCTGTAATGCAACTAATTGCTCCTATTCTTGAGCTACATGATAAATCTAGGTTTAAGATATATTTATACTCTTTTGTTCCAAAAGAAGATGAATATACTGAAAGGGCAAGAAAGTCTGGATGCATATTTAGAGACATAAGCAAGTTAAATAATATCGAAGCTGTATCTTTGGCAAGGGAGGATCAAATTGATATTGCTATAGATCTGATGGGGTATACCAAACATAATAGATTTTCTATATTTTCTTCAAGAGTCGCTCCTATTCAAATAAACTATTTGGGGCATCCTGCTTCTCTTGGATCTGATGTTGTTGATTACCTTATCGCAGATAAGATAATAATTCCAGATGATGATGAAAAATTCTATTCAGAGAAGATACTAAGAATGCCCAATTGTTGGCTATGCAACGATGATAAAATAAAAAAAGAAGATGAATCCATTTCTCGAAAAGATTTCAAGCTGCCTGAGAAAGGATTTATATTCACCTGCTTTAATAATAATATCAAAATTACAAAAAAAGAGTTTGATATTTGGATGAGATTACTAAAAGGAATAAAAGGAAGTGTACTTTGGTTGAAAAAGCCAAATAAATTTGCAATTGATAATTTGTATAGAGAAGCAGAGAAAAGAAGTGTAGATCCAAAACGATTAATCTTCGCAACTAAAGTTCCATTTGATTTGCATTTAGCAAGACTTTCTCTTGGAGATCTCGGACTTGATACTTTTAACTTTAATGGTCATAAAACAACTTCTGATGCGTTATGTGCAGGGTTGCCAACCTTAACTAAATCAGGGGAACACTTTGCAGCAAGAGTTTCATCTAGTCTATTAACTTCTATAGGCTTGCCAGAACTAATTACATATGATGAAAATCATTATGAAGAAACAGCCTTAAGGCTAGCTAGTAATCATAATGAGCTTTTCAAATTAAAATCTAAACTACAAAGACTAAAAAACAAATCCTCACTTTTTAATGCAAAATTATATACTAAAGATCTTGAAAATATTTATTTAAATCTGCTTCAAAAATAATTTTAGCCTGCACAAATCATAGTGTTAAATTAGTTAATTTGATACTTAAAAATTGACAGAATAAGTAACGCTGATAAGAATGGAATCATTCACATCGATATATTTTGAAAATGAAAAATTGCAGAAAGAATATATACTTATAGAAAGTACTTTTGATCATAAAAATATAGCACCAAAAGATATGTGTATTTTCTCTTGGTCATTATTTAATTAAACTAATCCTTTACTAACTAGATGAGAATATTAGTTTTTGACTTAATTCCGCTAAGATTAGTAGATTTTTTTACTCAATTTTTTTTTATACTATCAGCAGCAAATTCAGTCAGTGAAATTATTTGTCTTACGCAGGCAGCAACGCCACTTAATTAGTTATTCAGTAGTCCTTTTGCATAGTCTTTTCAAAATTTACGAGTAGCTTTGCCACCATTTGCGGCTGCTCAATATTGATCTTTTTCAAGTCCTGAACGATCAAGTCCATTACTTTTTTTAGATCATCGAGCCCCTCCTAACGTTGGTTAGCGACAACTTGTAGTTGTCAGCAATTTTCTTACTGCCTCATCCAAAAAAGCTGTAAGGACTGATTCCTCTTTTCTTGGGATCTAAATCACAGATTCATAGGACGGATCGCAACCATCATTAAAAAAACAAAACATTGAGAATAAAAATATTTGCTCTTAGTAAAGTTAAAATCCAAATGAAAGATATAATCCTTATTAATAGTTTCTTTTTAATGCAAATAAATGTGACTGAGAGAAAATCAGATCAAAAACAAGAAGGATCTGAAGGGAAAATATTCCCAGTTCCATTTGCTTTAGAGGGAATAAAAGAAAATATTACTATTACGACGAATACTTTTTCTAAACTTTCTAAAGAAGAAATAATTGAACAAGCGCTGCAGAAAGGAGTTGCAGCACATAAAGAAGGCAAACTTCAAGAAGCGGAGAGAATTTATCGGGCTATCTTGCAATCTCAGCCCTTTAACCCTCGTGCCAATCATAATCTTGGCGTGTTGGCAGTCTCCGAGAATAAATCTGATGCAGCATTACCATTGTTCAAAATTGCATTAGAAGCTAATCCCAAAATAGAACAGTTTTGGCTTAGCTATATCGATACACTTATCAAAGAGAATCAGGATGAAGTCGCAAAGCAAGTTATTGAACAAGCAAAGAAAGAAGGCGTCGCTGAAGAGAAATTAAATTCTTTAAAAAATCAGCTTAAACCAACAGATACAGATTTAAAGCAACTATTACTGTTCTATCAAAATGGACAATTTGATAAAGCAGAAAAGTTGGCGATATCCCTTGTCGAGCGATTTCCCAATCATCCATTTTCGTGGAAAGTACTAGGCGCTTTACTTAAACAGACTGGGAGAATTATTGAGTCATTAGTTCCTACGCAAAAATCTGCTGAATTGGCGCCAAAAGATGCCGATGCACACAGCAACTTGGGTGTCACGTT is a genomic window containing:
- a CDS encoding tetratricopeptide repeat protein, which translates into the protein MRKINVIKRRTDQKQEGSKGKTFPVPFALEAIKDNISITTNTPSSPSKPSKEQIIKQAFEFHSQGNISEASKYYQYFIQQGFKDYRVFSNYGVILNDNGKSEEAEKLQREAIEINPNFAEAYYNLGIILKDLGNLKEAELSTRKAIQIDPNFAEAYYNLGSILKDLGNLKEAELSTRKAIQILPNYAEAHLNLGIILKDLGRLEDAELSARKAIELGPDFAEAHCNLGNILIAMDKSDEAEVYMRKAIKIKPNFAEAYSSLGNILINMDKLIDAKSSIRKAIKLNPNFAEAHCSLGKIFADLGKLQDAEISTRRAIELNPDFAQAHFNLGNILEDLGKSEDAALENKKGIDIDFLNNINLKFKATCLRNFRHSQSQFRQDLFALSELNFKEKGFFVEFGSCDGFIGSNSYLLEKFFNWNGILAEPATFWHKELKKNRSVKIETKCVWRSSGEDIFFNEPSTFKQMGSIESFYNTKKEYIEETKRYIVKTISLLDLLDINKAPKNIDYLSIDTEGSEYEILKAFDFERYRFKVITCEHNFTPMREKIYYLLTKKGYERKFTNISRVDDWYVLVE
- a CDS encoding tetratricopeptide repeat protein yields the protein MQDIILINTCLLKKNVTERKAAQKQEGSKGKTFPVPFTLEPIKDNISITTTTPASPSKPSKEQIIKQAFEFHSQGNISEASKNYQYFIQQGFKDYRVFSNYGVILNDAGNLQEAELSYRKAIELKPDFAEAYSNLGNVLRDLGNLEDAELSQRKAIELKTDFAEAHYNLGNVLRDLGNLQDAELSQRKAIEIKPDYAEAHSNLGNVLRDLGNLQDAELSQRKAIEIKPDYAEAYSNLGNVLRDLGNLQGAEQFTRKAIEIKPDFANAYLNLGSISKDLGNLKDAELSYRKAIEIKTDFAEAHSNLGNVLRDLGNLKDAEQFTRKAIEIKPDYAEAHSNLGNVLRDLGNLKDAEQFTRKAIEIKPDFANAYLNLGSISKDLGNLQDAELSYRKAIEIKTDFAEAHYNLGNVLRDLGYLKDAELSYRKAIEIKPDFANAYLNLGSILKDLGYLQDAEQLTRKAIEIKPDFAEAYSNLGNVLRDLGKSNEAVKLQREAIQLKPDFAEAFSNLGSVLLDLGKLNEAELSTLKAIQLKPDFAEAYYNLGLILKDLSNFDNAITHFKEALKLNNKLSMAKASLIETKGIICDWSDQDIQTNWIKNLGIEGSSVSPYALLYFEDNPLNHLERSKKFFKEKYPRPTKHIKSSQKNIIHIGYFSADFRTHPVMQLIAPILELHDKSRFKIYLYSFVPKEDEYTERARKSGCIFRDISKLNNIEAVSLAREDQIDIAIDLMGYTKHNRFSIFSSRVAPIQINYLGHPASLGSDVVDYLIADKIIIPDDDEKFYSEKILRMPNCWLCNDDKIKKEDESISRKDFKLPEKGFIFTCFNNNIKITKKEFDIWMRLLKGIKGSVLWLKKPNKFAIDNLYREAEKRSVDPKRLIFATKVPFDLHLARLSLGDLGLDTFNFNGHKTTSDALCAGLPTLTKSGEHFAARVSSSLLTSIGLPELITYDENHYEETALRLASNHNELFKLKSKLQRLKNKSSLFNAKLYTKDLENIYLNLLQK